One Stenotrophomonas maltophilia DNA window includes the following coding sequences:
- a CDS encoding tetratricopeptide repeat protein, translating to MSVPGKILASVLLASGAATTWAAPAVPAPQEFYFDSDLAATPMVVVQGEGDDLVAQLVKLRERGRRAVEATVQLASVASAQGRAELADQLYGEALKESAAQSSVGRGVRWNYGWALLRQGKPEAALEQWLASAGNARSKPSWVPPTYALALWRMGQKQEAVQWYAAAVRTEPTQWSTSAHHAQLLPQWREDERASLAEVQQAWAAAPPAWP from the coding sequence ATGTCAGTTCCAGGAAAGATCCTGGCCAGCGTGCTGCTGGCCTCGGGAGCGGCCACGACGTGGGCCGCGCCGGCCGTGCCGGCACCGCAGGAGTTCTATTTCGACAGCGACCTGGCGGCGACGCCGATGGTGGTGGTGCAGGGTGAGGGCGATGATCTGGTCGCGCAGCTGGTCAAGTTGCGTGAACGCGGACGTCGTGCGGTGGAAGCCACGGTGCAGCTGGCGTCGGTGGCCAGCGCCCAGGGGCGGGCCGAACTGGCCGATCAGCTGTATGGCGAGGCGTTGAAGGAGTCGGCCGCGCAGAGCAGTGTGGGTCGCGGCGTGCGCTGGAACTACGGATGGGCCCTGCTGCGCCAGGGCAAGCCGGAGGCAGCGCTGGAACAGTGGCTGGCTTCGGCCGGCAATGCGCGCAGCAAGCCCAGCTGGGTGCCGCCGACCTATGCGCTGGCGCTGTGGCGGATGGGGCAGAAACAGGAAGCGGTGCAGTGGTATGCCGCTGCCGTGCGTACCGAGCCGACGCAGTGGAGTACCAGTGCCCACCATGCGCAATTGCTGCCGCAGTGGCGGGAGGACGAGCGCGCATCGCTGGCCGAGGTGCAGCAGGCCTGGGCGGCCGCACCGCCTGCGTGGCCCTGA
- a CDS encoding AAA family ATPase, whose product MSELQDLSALIRANTPLIVIETQDEGRIVDLFRQTLMHVWRALHRWSITEGLRRIDLDSEDPPVGPPDASAALQMIRQAEQRGVYLLLDFHPYLGYASHQRALRDLIQRRHSEPHVLVLIGAKVELPAELEALAVRFNPRLPDANALLKMLREEADAYAREHGGRRVEVDSEAVKKILKNLQGLSLVDARRIARQLIYADGALRDDDLPQLARLKFELLNRSGHLFFEHDSARFGDVAGANRLKRWINQRRVAFIAGSAPAGLDPPRGMLLLGVQGCGKSMLAKATAAGFGVPLLRLDVGALYNKYHGETEANLRQALASAEQLAPCVLWMDEIEKGLATGSEDGGVSRRVLGYLLTWMAERKAPVFIVATANQVHELPAELLRKGRFDEIFFVDLPSPDVRVELLRLHLGRRQLNADDFALPALAAAANGFSGAEIEQAIVAGLYAAHAEGRPLDTDLLMTEIRATRPLSVLMAEQVEALRAWASGRTVSADD is encoded by the coding sequence ATGAGCGAGCTGCAGGACCTGAGCGCACTGATCCGCGCCAATACCCCCCTGATCGTGATCGAGACCCAGGACGAGGGTCGCATCGTCGATCTGTTTCGGCAGACGCTGATGCACGTGTGGCGGGCGCTGCACCGCTGGTCCATCACCGAGGGCCTGCGCCGCATCGACCTGGACAGCGAAGACCCGCCGGTTGGGCCACCGGATGCCAGCGCGGCCCTGCAGATGATCCGCCAGGCGGAGCAGCGCGGGGTCTACCTGCTGCTCGATTTCCATCCCTACCTGGGCTACGCCAGCCACCAGCGCGCCCTGCGCGACCTGATCCAGCGTCGCCACAGCGAGCCGCATGTGCTGGTGCTGATCGGTGCCAAGGTGGAGCTGCCCGCCGAGCTGGAAGCGCTGGCGGTGCGCTTCAATCCACGCCTGCCCGATGCCAACGCCCTGCTGAAGATGCTGCGCGAGGAGGCCGACGCCTATGCACGCGAGCATGGCGGCCGACGGGTGGAAGTCGACAGCGAGGCGGTGAAGAAGATCCTGAAGAACCTGCAGGGCCTGAGCCTGGTCGATGCCCGGCGCATCGCGCGCCAGCTGATCTACGCCGACGGCGCACTGCGCGACGACGACCTGCCGCAGCTGGCGCGGCTGAAGTTCGAGCTGCTCAACCGCAGCGGCCACCTGTTCTTCGAACATGACAGCGCGCGTTTCGGCGATGTTGCCGGCGCCAACCGGCTCAAGCGCTGGATCAACCAGCGCCGCGTGGCCTTCATTGCCGGGTCCGCCCCGGCCGGGCTGGACCCGCCACGCGGCATGCTGCTGCTGGGCGTGCAGGGCTGCGGCAAGTCGATGCTGGCCAAGGCCACTGCGGCCGGCTTCGGCGTACCCCTGCTGCGCCTGGACGTGGGCGCGCTGTACAACAAGTACCACGGCGAGACCGAGGCGAACCTGCGCCAGGCACTGGCCTCGGCCGAGCAGCTGGCGCCCTGCGTGCTGTGGATGGACGAGATCGAGAAGGGCCTGGCCACCGGCAGCGAGGACGGCGGCGTGTCACGCCGTGTACTCGGTTACCTGCTGACCTGGATGGCCGAGCGCAAGGCGCCGGTATTCATCGTCGCCACCGCCAACCAGGTGCACGAGCTGCCCGCCGAACTGCTGCGCAAGGGCCGTTTCGACGAGATATTCTTCGTCGACCTGCCTTCGCCTGACGTGCGCGTGGAACTGCTGCGGCTGCACCTGGGCCGGCGCCAGCTCAACGCCGACGACTTCGCGCTGCCTGCGCTGGCAGCGGCAGCGAATGGCTTCTCCGGCGCCGAGATCGAGCAGGCCATCGTGGCCGGGCTGTATGCAGCACATGCCGAGGGCCGGCCGCTGGACACCGACCTGCTGATGACCGAGATCCGCGCCACGCGGCCACTGTCGGTGCTGATGGCCGAGCAGGTGGAGGCACTACGGGCGTGGGCGTCGGGGCGGACGGTTTCTGCGGACGACTGA